Within the Pseudomonadota bacterium genome, the region ACCTTGGTCGAGGATGATTTTTCAATTAAATTCTCGGCCAGTTCAACCCCGTTCATCTTCGGCATGATCACATCAGTCAGAAGCAGATCGATGGGCTCTCCGTTTTTTCTCGCAACCTCCAGAGCCTCAACACCGTTTTCGGCCACCAGGATTTTATGCCCCAGATGCTCAAGGCACTCTGATGCAATATTTAAAATATCCACATCGTCGTCGACGATCAGGATCGTCCTCACCTTGGTTTTATTCACCGGCTCTCCCCCGTTTAATAATTTTTTCTCAGGCTCAAACTTTAAGTTAAACTATACC harbors:
- a CDS encoding response regulator; translation: MNKTKVRTILIVDDDVDILNIASECLEHLGHKILVAENGVEALEVARKNGEPIDLLLTDVIMPKMNGVELAENLIEKSSSTKVIFMSGYLRPSMNGGQTIPDYEKGFVMKPFSGKTLSSHVKEVLEEN